In a single window of the Prionailurus viverrinus isolate Anna chromosome D3, UM_Priviv_1.0, whole genome shotgun sequence genome:
- the TSHZ1 gene encoding teashirt homolog 1, with protein MPRRKQQAPRRSAAYVPEEELKAAEIDEEAVEEDGLSLDVQDGEYVCNEEAEIKEAQSYQNSPVSTATNQDAGYGSPFSENSDQLVHFKSSSSREGKEDPQGPDGVSYPQDSLAQIKAVYANLFSESCWSSLALDLKKSGSTTSSNDVGPKESSTPAPTPPTSTAGPTGTTASTPSSGSGSGSGSGTGGSGGSGYDWHQAALAKTLQQTSSYGLLPEPSLFSTVQLYRQNNKLYGSVFTGASKFRCRDCSAAYDTLVELTVHMNETGHYRDDNRDKDSEKTKRWSKPRKRSLMEMEGKEDAQKVLKCMYCGHSFESLQDLSVHMIKTKHYQKVPLKEPVPAIAKLVPSTKKRALQDLASPCSPEPAGLAADAALGESAKDQKAANPYVTPNNRYGYQNGASYTWQFEARKAQILKCMECGSSHDTLQQLTAHMMVTGHFLKVTTSASKKGKQLALDPVVEEKIQSIPLPPTTHTRLPASHVKKQPDSPAASSPAEEKKEPEREKAPAAGEAEKKVKEESQDAAEKFEPTALYRYLREEDLDDSPKGGVDILKSLENTVSTAISKAQNGAPSWGGYPSIHAAYQLPGTVKPLPAVQSVQMQPSYAGGVKSLSSEHSALLHSPGSLTPPPHKSNVSAMEELVEKVTGKVSVKKEERPADREKGSPAKAVSPVAKENKDFPRAEESGGKVQQKKGPEAEAGKAKKEGVLDAHTPNGTEPLRAKVTNGCNNLGIITDHSPEPSFINPLSALQSIMNTHLGKVSKPASPSLDPLAMLYKISNSMLDKPVYPATPAKQADAIDRYYYENSDQPIDLTKSKSKPLVSGAADSVASPLRESALMDISDMVKNLTGRLTPKSSTPSTVSEKSDADGSSFEEALDELSPVHKRKGRQSNWNPQHLLILQAQFASSLRETPEGKYIMADLGPQERVHISKFTGLSMTTISHWLANVKYQLRRTGGTKFLKNLDTGHPVFFCNDCASQFRTASTYINHLETHLGFSLKDLSKLPLNQIQEQQNVSKVLANKALGPVGAAEDDLGSTFQCKLCNRTFASKHAVKLHLSKTHGKSPEDHLIYVTELEKQ; from the coding sequence CTTATGTTCCCGAGGAAGAACTAAAGGCAGCAGAGATAGATGAAGAAGCCGTGGAGGAGGATGGGCTGTCCCTGGACGTCCAGGACGGCGAGTACGTGTGCAACGAGGAAGCGGAGATCAAAGAAGCCCAGAGCTACCAGAACTCCCCGGTCAGCACCGCGACGAATCAGGACGCGGGCTACGGGTCCCCTTTCAGTGAGAACAGCGACCAGCTGGTCCATTTCAAGAGCTCTTCCTCCAGAGAGGGCAAAGAGGATCCGCAGGGCCCGGACGGCGTCTCCTACCCCCAGGACAGCTTGGCACAGATCAAGGCTGTGTATGCCAACCTGTTCTCCGAGTCCTGCTGGTCCAGCCTCGCCTTGGACTTGAAGAAGTCCGGTTCGACCACCAGCAGCAACGATGTGGGCCCGAAGGAGAGCTCCACGCCCGCGCCCACGCCCCCCACCAGCACGGCGGGGCCCACGGGCACCACCGCGAGCACCCCCagctcgggctcgggctcgggctcgggctcgggcaCCGGAGGCAGCGGCGGCTCGGGCTACGACTGGCACCAGGCCGCGCTGGCCAAGACGCTGCAGCAGACGTCCTCCTACGGGCTGCTCCCCGAGCCCAGCCTCTTCAGCACCGTGCAGCTCTACAGGCAGAACAACAAGCTCTACGGGTCCGTGTTCACGGGCGCCAGCAAGTTCCGCTGCCGGGACTGCAGCGCCGCCTACGACACGCTGGTGGAGCTGACGGTGCACATGAACGAGACAGGGCACTACCGCGACGACAACCGGGACAAGGACTCCGAGAAGACCAAGCGGTGGTCCAAGCCCAGGAAGCGCTCGCTGATGGAGATGGAAGGCAAGGAGGACGCGCAGAAGGTGCTCAAGTGCATGTACTGCGGCCACTCCTTCGAGTCGCTGCAGGACCTGAGCGTCCACATGATCAAGACCAAGCATTACCAGAAAGTGCCTCTGAAGGAGCCAGTACCAGCCATCGCCAAACTGGTCCCTTCCACCAAGAAGCGCGCTCTGCAGGACCTGGCGTCGCCGTGCTCTCCCGAGCCGGCGGGGCTGGCCGCCGACGCGGCGCTGGGCGAGTCGGCCAAGGACCAGAAGGCCGCCAACCCCTACGTGACGCCCAACAACCGCTACGGCTACCAGAACGGCGCCAGCTACACCTGGCAGTTCGAGGCCCGCAAGGCGCAGATCCTCAAGTGCATGGAGTGCGGCAGCTCCCACGACACCCTGCAGCAGCTCACTGCCCACATGATGGTCACCGGCCACTTCCTCAAGGTGACCACCTCGGCCTCCAAGAAGGGGAAGCAGCTGGCGCTGGACCCCGTGGTGGAAGAGAAGATCCAGTCCATCCCTTTGCCGCCCACCACGCACACCCGGCTGCCCGCCTCCCACGTCAAGAAGCAGCCCGACTCTCCCGCGGCGTCCTCGCCCGCCGAGGAGAAGAAGGAGCCCGAGCGGGAGAAGGCGCCGGCGGCCGGCGAGGCGGAGAAGAAGGTCAAGGAGGAGAGCCAGGACGCGGCCGAGAAGTTCGAGCCCACCGCCCTGTATCGGTACCTGCGCGAGGAGGACCTGGACGACAGCCCCAAGGGCGGGGTGGACATCCTCAAGTCCCTGGAGAACACGGTGTCCACGGCCATCAGCAAAGCCCAGAACGGTGCACCCTCGTGGGGCGGCTACCCCAGCATCCACGCGGCCTACCAGCTGCCCGGCACCGTGAAGCCGCTGCCGGCCGTGCAGAGCGTGCAGATGCAGCCGTCCTACGCGGGGGGCGTGAAGTCGCTGTCGTCGGAGCACAGCGCGCTCCTGCACTCCCCGGGGAGCCTCACGCCCCCGCCGCACAAGAGCAACGTGTCGGCCATGGAGGAGCTGGTGGAGAAGGTCACCGGCAAGGTCAGCGTGAAGAAGGAGGAGAGGCCCGCCGACCGGGAGAAGGGCTCCCCGGCCAAGGCCGTGTCCCCCGTGGCCAAAGAGAACAAGGACTTCCCTCGAGCGGAGGAGAGCGGCGGCAAAGTCCAGCAGAAGAAGGGCCCCGAGGCGGAGGCGGGGAAGGCCAAAAAGGAGGGCGTGCTGGACGCGCACACCCCAAACGGCACCGAGCCGCTCAGGGCCAAAGTCACCAACGGCTGTAATAACCTGGGGATCATCACGGACCACTCGCCCGAGCCTTCCTTCATCAACCCGCTGAGCGCGCTGCAGTCCATCATGAACACGCACCTGGGCAAGGTGTCCAAGCCCGCGAGCCCCTCGCTGGACCCGCTGGCCATGCTGTACAAGATCAGCAACAGCATGCTGGACAAGCCGGTCTACCCCGCCACCCCCGCCAAGCAGGCCGACGCCATCGACCGCTACTACTACGAGAACAGCGACCAGCCCATCGACCTGACCAAGTCCAAGAGCAAGCCCCTGGTCTCCGGCGCGGCCGACTCCGTGGCGTCGCCTCTCCGGGAGAGCGCCCTCATGGACATCTCGGACATGGTGAAAAACCTCACGGGCCGGCTCACCCCCAAgtcctccaccccctccaccgTGTCGGAGAAGTCGGACGCCGACGGCAGCAGCTTCGAGGAAGCACTGGACGAGCTGTCGCCCGTGCACAAGAGGAAGGGGCGGCAGTCCAACTGGAACCCCCAGCACCTGCTCATCCTACAGGCTCAGTTTGCCTCGAGCCTGCGGGAGACGCCGGAAGGGAAGTACATCATGGCGGACCTGGGCCCCCAGGAGCGGGTGCACATCTCCAAGTTCACCGGGCTGTCCATGACCACCATCAGCCACTGGCTGGCCAACGTGAAGTACCAGCTGAGGAGGACAGGGGGTACGAAGTTCCTGAAGAACCTGGACACAGGACatcctgttttcttttgcaaCGATTGTGCCTCTCAGTTCAGAACTGCTTCTACGTACATAAATCACCTAGAAACACACTTAGGCTTCAGCTTGAAGGATCTCTCCAAGCTGCCACTAAATCAGATTCAAGAACAGCAGAACGTTTCAAAAGTCCTGGCCAACAAGGCTTTGGGCCCGGTAGGAGCCGCCGAGGACGATCTGGGCTCCACATTCCAATGCAAGCTTTGCAACCGGACTTTTGCGAGCAAGCACGCAGTCAAACTGCACCTTAGTAAGACCCACGGCAAGTCCCCGGAGGACCACCTGATCTATGTGACAGAGTTGGAAAAACAGTAG